ATGCAGCTAATGGCCAAGTCTTAAAAAACAAGCAAGATGACTGAACCAAAGAGTAGGTGGTGCATTTGACCACAGGGTTACCTGACCTTTGATACACAGGCTTAATTAAATAGGTGTCACTAAATAGCGAGCTTCGGCTCGCTATTTTTATGGCGCTAAATGGGGGTTGGTTGCAGTTTATCGGCAGCGCTGATCGTCTCAGGGTCAAGTGTGTTAAAATTACCCTAATTTAATTATGTGTCAGTTTAAGCTGCGAGGTAGCAGCTTAGTCAGGCGTCGTTGACGCGGAGAAAACAATGAGTAGTGATTTGCGTGCTGCCCAGCAGCAAGCGTTAGTTAAGCGTTTAGCACGAGTAGAGGGACAAATTCGGGGTATTCAAGCGATGGTCTTGCGCGAAGAAAATTGTGAAGCCATTGCCCAACAATTTAGTGCGGCACGCCGCGCGTTAGACAAAGCCTATCAAGAAATGCTGGCCTGCCTGTTAGAAGAGGCAGTGTTAAATCCTGAACTAGATAAAAGCGACACCTTGCTTGAGGTGCGCAAAATCTTTACCAAGTACACCTAACTGATTTAGGCGACTCAAGCATGCCGATCGATGCCTTACTTGTGGAAGCCTTAGCCATTGGCGGAGTGCTAGGCTTATTGCTTGGGCTTACTGGAGCCGGTGGCTCGTTGGTAGGGTTGCCTTTATTGCTTAGTTTGCATTTGCCTCTGCGCGAT
The sequence above is a segment of the Thiopseudomonas alkaliphila genome. Coding sequences within it:
- a CDS encoding metal-sensing transcriptional repressor — encoded protein: MSSDLRAAQQQALVKRLARVEGQIRGIQAMVLREENCEAIAQQFSAARRALDKAYQEMLACLLEEAVLNPELDKSDTLLEVRKIFTKYT